In the Rattus rattus isolate New Zealand chromosome 18, Rrattus_CSIRO_v1, whole genome shotgun sequence genome, one interval contains:
- the Gnaz gene encoding guanine nucleotide-binding protein G(z) subunit alpha — MGCRQSSEEKEAARRSRRIDRHLRSESQRQRREIKLLLLGTSNSGKSTIVKQMKIIHSGGFNLEACKEYKPLIIYNAIDSLTRIIRALAALKIDFHNPDRAYDAVQLFALTGPAESKGEITPELLGVMRRLWADPGAQACFGRSSEYHLEDNAAYYLNDLERIAAPDYIPTVEDILRSRDMTTGIVENKFTFKELTFKMVDVGGQRSERKKWIHCFEGVTAIIFCVELSGYDLKLYEDNQTSRMAESLRLFDSICNNNWFINTSLILFLNKKDLLSEKIRRIPLSVCFPEYKGQNTYEEAAVYIQRQFEDLNRNKETKEIYSHFTCATDTSNIQFVFDAVTDVIIQNNLKYIGLC; from the exons ATGGGATGTCGGCAAAGCTCAGAGGAAAAAGAGGCAGCGCGGCGGTCGAGGAGAATTGACCGCCACCTGCGCTCGGAGAGCCAGCGGCAGCGCCGTGAGATCAAACTTCTCCTGCTGGGCACCAGCAACTCGGGCAAGAGCACCATCGTCAAGCAGATGAAAATCATCCACAGCGGTGGTTTCAACCTGGAGGCCTGCAAGGAGTACAAGCCCCTCATCATCTACAACGCCATCGACTCGCTGACCCGCATCATTcgggccctggctgccctgaagaTCGATTTCCACAACCCTGACCGTGCCTACGACGCCGTGCAGCTCTTTGCCCTGACTGGCCCGGCAGAGAGCAAGGGTGAGATCACGCCCGAGCTGCTGGGTGTCATGCGACGGCTCTGGGCTGACCCCGGGGCCCAGGCCTGCTTCGGCCGCTCCAGCGAGTACCACCTGGAGGACAACGCCGCCTACTACCTGAATGACCTGGAGCGCATCGCGGCGCCCGACTATATCCCCACGGTGGAGGACATCCTGCGCTCTCGGGACATGACCACGGGCATTGTGGAAAACAAGTTCACCTTCAAGGAGCTTACCTTCAAGATGGTGGACGTgggagggcagaggtcagagcGCAAAAAATGGATCCACTGCTTTGAGGGCGTGACGGCCATCATCTTCTGTGTGGAGCTCAGTGGCTATGACCTGAAGCTTTATGAGGACAACCAGACG AGCCGAATGGCGGAGAGCCTGCGTCTTTTTGACTCCATCTGCAACAACAACTGGTTCATCAACAcctccctcatcctcttcctGAACAAGAAGGACCTCCTGTCGGAGAAGATTCGGCGTATCCCGCTCAGCGTCTGCTTCCCCGAGTACAAGGGTCAGAACACGTACGAGGAAGCCGCGGTCTACATCCAGCGTCAGTTCGAGGACCTAAACCGAAACAAGGAGACCAAGGAGATCTACTCGCACTTTACCTGTGCCACCGACACCAGTAACATCCAGTTTGTCTTCGACGCAGTGACAGATGTCATCATACAGAACAATCTCAAGTACATTGGCCTTTGCTGA